In Amycolatopsis sulphurea, one genomic interval encodes:
- the acnA gene encoding aconitate hydratase AcnA, translating into MTASASKDSFGAKDTLKVGESSYEIFRLDKVEGSQRLPYSLKILLENLLRTEDGANITAGHIRALGGWDAGADPSVEIQFTPARVIMQDFTGVPCVVDLATMREAVTDLGGDPDKVNPLAPAELVIDHSVIIDVFGRADAFERNVEIEYGRNRERYQFLRWGQGAFDEFKVVPPGTGIVHQVNIEHLARTVMARGGQAYPDSCVGTDSHTTMVNGLGVLGWGVGGIEAEAAMLGQPVSMLIPRVVGFKLTGEIPAGVTATDVVLTITEMLRRHGVVGKFVEFYGRSVAQVPLANRATIGNMSPEFGSTAAIFPIDDETIRYLKLTGRSAEQVALVEAYAKEQGLWHDPSHEATYSEYLELDLSTVVPSIAGPKRPQDRIELSDAKSSFRKSVHDYAEDELPTPHTNVDETVEETFPASDPAALSFKDETAVPVQSAANGATGRPSKPVKVSSADHGEFILDHGAVVIASITSCTNTSNPSVMLGAALLARNAVDKGLSVKPWVKTSMAPGSQVVTDYYEKAGLWPYLEKLGYHLVGYGCTTCIGNSGPLPEEISAAVQENDLTVVSVLSGNRNFEGRINPDVKMNYLASPPLVIAYALAGTMDFDFEHQPLGTDQQGNDVFLKDLWPSAQEIQETIDSAITQEMFSKDYADVFDGGERWKALPTPQGKTFEWDAESTYVRKPPYFDGMAAEPSPVEDISGARVLAKLGDSVTTDHISPAGAIKADSPAGRYLTEHGIERKDFNSYGSRRGNHEVMIRGTFANIRLRNQLLDDVQGGYTRDFTQEGAPQAFIYDAAQNYAAAGTPLVVLGGKEYGSGSSRDWAAKGTSLLGVRAVISESFERIHRSNLIGMGVIPLQFPEGESAASLKLDGTETFDIAGITALNEGSTPATVHVTATRTDGTKVEFDAVVRIDTPGEADYYRNGGILQYVLRKMTRS; encoded by the coding sequence AGGACTTCACCGGCGTGCCGTGCGTGGTCGACCTGGCCACCATGCGCGAGGCGGTGACCGACCTCGGCGGCGACCCGGACAAGGTCAACCCGCTGGCCCCGGCCGAGCTGGTCATCGACCACTCGGTGATCATCGACGTGTTCGGCCGCGCGGACGCCTTCGAGCGCAACGTGGAGATCGAGTACGGCCGCAACCGCGAGCGCTACCAGTTCCTGCGCTGGGGCCAGGGCGCCTTCGACGAGTTCAAGGTCGTCCCGCCGGGCACCGGCATCGTGCACCAGGTCAACATCGAGCACCTGGCGCGCACCGTGATGGCCCGGGGCGGCCAGGCCTACCCCGACTCCTGCGTCGGCACCGACTCGCACACCACCATGGTCAACGGCCTGGGCGTGCTGGGCTGGGGCGTCGGCGGCATCGAGGCCGAGGCGGCCATGCTGGGCCAGCCGGTGTCCATGCTGATCCCGCGCGTGGTCGGCTTCAAGCTGACCGGCGAGATCCCGGCCGGGGTGACCGCGACCGACGTCGTGCTCACCATCACCGAGATGCTGCGCCGCCACGGCGTGGTCGGCAAGTTCGTCGAGTTCTACGGCCGGAGCGTCGCCCAGGTGCCGCTGGCCAACCGCGCCACCATCGGCAACATGAGCCCGGAATTCGGCTCCACCGCGGCGATCTTCCCGATCGACGACGAGACCATCCGCTACCTCAAGCTCACCGGCCGCTCGGCCGAGCAGGTTGCCCTGGTCGAGGCGTACGCCAAGGAGCAGGGCCTCTGGCACGACCCGTCCCACGAGGCGACCTACTCCGAGTACCTGGAGCTGGACCTGTCCACGGTCGTCCCGTCGATCGCCGGGCCGAAGCGCCCGCAGGACCGCATCGAGCTGTCCGACGCGAAGTCCTCGTTCCGCAAGTCGGTGCACGACTACGCCGAGGACGAGCTGCCCACCCCGCACACCAATGTGGACGAGACGGTCGAGGAGACCTTCCCGGCCTCCGACCCGGCCGCGCTGTCGTTCAAGGACGAGACCGCGGTGCCGGTGCAGTCCGCGGCCAACGGGGCGACCGGCCGGCCGAGCAAGCCGGTCAAGGTGTCCAGCGCCGACCACGGCGAGTTCATCCTCGACCACGGCGCCGTGGTGATCGCCTCGATCACCTCCTGCACCAACACCTCCAACCCGTCGGTCATGCTCGGCGCGGCGCTGCTCGCGCGCAACGCGGTGGACAAGGGCCTGTCGGTCAAGCCGTGGGTGAAGACCTCGATGGCCCCGGGCTCGCAGGTGGTCACCGACTACTACGAGAAGGCCGGTCTCTGGCCGTACCTGGAGAAGCTGGGCTACCACCTGGTCGGCTACGGCTGCACCACCTGCATCGGCAACTCCGGCCCGCTGCCCGAGGAGATCTCCGCCGCGGTGCAGGAGAACGACCTCACCGTGGTCTCGGTGCTCTCGGGCAACCGGAACTTCGAGGGCCGGATCAACCCGGACGTGAAGATGAACTACCTGGCCTCGCCGCCGCTGGTGATCGCCTACGCGCTGGCCGGCACGATGGACTTCGACTTCGAGCACCAGCCGCTGGGCACCGACCAGCAGGGCAACGACGTGTTCCTGAAGGACCTGTGGCCCTCGGCGCAGGAGATCCAGGAGACCATCGACTCCGCGATCACCCAGGAGATGTTCTCCAAGGACTACGCGGACGTGTTCGACGGCGGCGAGCGCTGGAAGGCACTGCCCACCCCGCAGGGCAAGACTTTCGAGTGGGACGCCGAGAGCACCTACGTGCGCAAGCCTCCGTACTTCGACGGGATGGCCGCCGAGCCCTCGCCGGTCGAGGACATCTCCGGGGCGCGCGTGCTGGCGAAGCTGGGCGACTCGGTCACCACCGACCACATCTCGCCGGCCGGCGCGATCAAGGCCGACTCCCCCGCCGGGCGCTACCTCACCGAGCACGGCATCGAGCGCAAGGACTTCAACTCCTACGGCTCGCGCCGCGGCAACCACGAGGTGATGATCCGCGGGACCTTCGCCAACATCCGGCTGCGCAACCAGCTGCTGGACGACGTGCAGGGCGGCTACACCCGGGACTTCACCCAGGAGGGCGCGCCGCAGGCGTTCATCTACGACGCCGCGCAGAACTACGCCGCCGCGGGCACCCCGCTGGTGGTACTGGGCGGCAAGGAGTACGGCTCCGGCTCGTCGCGTGACTGGGCGGCCAAGGGCACGTCGCTGCTGGGCGTGCGCGCGGTCATCTCCGAGTCGTTCGAGCGGATCCACCGGTCGAACCTGATCGGCATGGGCGTCATCCCGCTGCAGTTCCCGGAGGGCGAGTCGGCCGCTTCGCTGAAGCTGGACGGCACCGAGACGTTCGACATCGCCGGCATCACCGCGCTGAACGAGGGCAGCACCCCGGCCACCGTGCACGTGACCGCCACCAGGACCGACGGCACGAAGGTCGAGTTCGACGCGGTCGTCCGGATCGACACCCCGGGTGAGGCGGACTACTACCGCAACGGCGGCATCCTGCAGTACGTGCTGCGCAAGATGACCCGCTCCTGA